From Lycium ferocissimum isolate CSIRO_LF1 chromosome 12, AGI_CSIRO_Lferr_CH_V1, whole genome shotgun sequence, one genomic window encodes:
- the LOC132040064 gene encoding chalcone synthase G-like — protein MVTVEELRRAQRAEGPATVLAIGTANPSNCFDQSTYPDYYFRVTNSEHKTELKEKFKRMCAGSMIKKRYSHLTEEILKKNPNICGYKAPSFDVRQEIAIVEVPKLGKDAAQKAINEWGQSKSKITHLVFCTTTGVDIPGADCQLIELLRLGPSIKRHMMYQQSCFGGGAALRLAKDLAENNKGARVLVVCSELMNVMGFHGPSDTDLDVLVGQSLFSDGASAVIIGSDPIFEVERPLFELVFANQTLLPDSGHVIYAKLSEAGLISHIHKDTPTLISKNIEKILVDIFRPMDIFDWNSIFWVAHPGGRAILDQIELKLGLKPEKFKATRHVISDYGNMGSASVLFALDEMRKASIKERLGSTGEGLEWGVLCSFGPGLTIEAIALRSISI, from the exons ATGGTCACTGTCGAGGAGCTCCGTCGGGCACAACGAGCCGAGGGGCCAGCCACCGTGTTGGCCATCGGAACAGCCAATCCTTCCAATTGTTTTGATCAAAGCACTTATCCTGACTATTATTTTCGTGTCACTAACAGTGAGCATAAGACGGAGCTTAAGGAGAAGTTTAAGCGCATGT gtGCTGGATCAATGATTAAAAAGAGATATTCACACTTAACAGAAGAAATCTTGAAAAAGAATCCTAATATTTGTGGATACAAGGCACCTTCCTTTGATGTTAGGCAAGAAATAGCAATTGTTGAAGTGCCAAAACTTGGAAAAGATGCAGCCCAAAAGGCCATCAATGAATGGGGTCAGTCCAAATCCAAGATTACTCATTTGGTCTTTTGCACCACTACTGGTGTGGATATTCCTGGGGCTGACTGCCAACTCATTGAACTTCTTAGGCTTGGTCCATCAATTAAGCGACACATGATGTACCAACAAAGTTGCTTTGGTGGTGGCGCCGCTCTCAGATTGGCCAAGGACTTAGCGGAGAATAATAAGGGTGCTCGAGTCCTTGTTGTTTGCTCAGAATTAATGAATGTGATGGGCTTCCATGGCCCAAGTGACACTGACTTAGATGTTTTGGTTGGTCAATCCCTCTTTAGTGATGGGGCATCCGCTGTCATTATTGGATCAGATCCTATCTTCGAAGTGGAAAGGCCTTTGTTTGAGCTTGTATTCGCAAATCAAACTCTTCTCCCGGATAGTGGACATGTAATTTATGCTAAACTTAGTGAGGCTGGATTGATATCCCATATACATAAGGATACTCCTACCTTAATCTCAAAAAATATCGAGAAAATTTTAGTGGATATATTTCGGCCAATGGATATTTTTGACTGGaattcaatcttttgggtaGCTCATCCAGGTGGACGTGcaattttggatcaaattgaACTAAAGTTGGGCCTAAAGCCTGAAAAATTCAAGGCTACAAGACATGTCATAAGTGACTATGGAAACATGGGCAGTGCCTCTGTTTTGTTTGCTTTGGATGAGATGAGGAAAGCCTCTATTAAGGAAAGGTTGGGTAGCACAGGTGAAGGCCTTGAGTGGGGTGTGCTTTGTAGTTTTGGGCCTGGATTAACAATTGAGGCAATCGCCCTTCGTAGTATCTCTATTTAA